The Candidatus Bathyarchaeota archaeon genome window below encodes:
- a CDS encoding beta-galactosidase, producing the protein MKCFRTFPFGVTYQHWRDPSITGDEWDRDFRTISEYKLNHVWLAVHWAKVEKTPGRYDFSEIDYMVELAKKYGLKVHLVLEGYRGGEEGPPPTWLLRKHRDVYVEEGIDWGETEAKRICPNHPAVKEGIRRFFEAVAEHFRDEDAILLYNIYWEPNFVCRCKYTMMEYVKWLKRKYGTIERLREVWMSPNIEDWEDIVEFKHRIGLGFPYATPILDWRAFCLYNVANIIREGAETLKSKDPNHPVLCHPVLSMVNSGYSVSVGVDDWLIARSVDILGTSFYPTIPMGRGPLKPAVDGWLWAEILDSLRSAAGEKPLFIAELQTHYRSRYHPLDRVSPSQLQMLCWLCIAHGAKGITMWKWRPFLRGLQLSGRGLTLYDGTPTGRAEAAKKVGEVLEKYSDIFLEMSPVKAEAAILFNPMAYIKLLHLSQKPGSVEYCVSDIGGFYKALWESHIPVDFIRPEDIEVGRLKGYKLLYMPFTICLDKSVAEKLFEFARNGGFIVADSPCAITDDFEVECYKVVPGAGLDKLFRCREVDLYAGLDSAPDPTPYRKKQAGSGIRIRTTVTHPALPNIEIGSTFSGSLYKEKLEVLPEGEVLGVFEDGSPAMIASSHGKGGAVFIGTCIGRSYLRYGEEGVRRLIAGFAKWAGVVKPVKLLELRGGPIDLTVHNYADDKILFAINLGTQTLVAKLGVRTTNEAFRCLSLLEDKEIPVEYEVGMLTFRTCIPPNGVGIYRISRR; encoded by the coding sequence TTGAAATGTTTCAGAACTTTTCCGTTCGGGGTAACCTATCAGCATTGGCGCGATCCGTCTATAACTGGGGACGAGTGGGATAGAGACTTTCGAACGATATCAGAATATAAGTTAAACCACGTTTGGCTTGCTGTTCACTGGGCTAAGGTTGAGAAAACACCTGGCCGCTACGACTTCTCCGAGATAGACTATATGGTAGAGCTTGCTAAGAAATATGGGTTGAAAGTCCATTTGGTCCTAGAGGGGTATCGAGGAGGTGAGGAGGGGCCTCCACCGACTTGGCTTCTCAGGAAACACCGAGACGTGTACGTCGAAGAGGGTATAGATTGGGGGGAGACGGAGGCTAAGAGGATATGTCCAAACCATCCCGCGGTTAAGGAGGGAATCCGGAGGTTCTTCGAAGCCGTCGCGGAGCACTTCAGGGACGAAGACGCGATTCTTCTATACAACATATACTGGGAGCCTAACTTCGTGTGTCGGTGTAAGTACACTATGATGGAGTATGTGAAGTGGCTTAAGAGGAAATATGGGACGATCGAGAGGCTTAGAGAGGTATGGATGTCGCCTAACATCGAGGATTGGGAAGACATAGTGGAGTTTAAGCATAGGATAGGGTTAGGCTTCCCCTACGCGACTCCCATCCTAGACTGGAGGGCGTTTTGCCTCTACAACGTCGCCAACATCATAAGAGAGGGGGCAGAGACCTTAAAGAGCAAAGACCCGAACCACCCGGTTTTATGCCATCCTGTGCTCTCGATGGTCAACTCGGGATACTCCGTAAGCGTAGGAGTAGACGACTGGCTAATAGCTAGAAGCGTAGACATACTCGGTACGTCTTTCTACCCCACGATCCCCATGGGTAGAGGCCCGCTAAAACCCGCGGTAGACGGCTGGCTTTGGGCCGAGATATTAGACAGCCTAAGGTCGGCAGCCGGAGAGAAGCCTCTATTTATAGCCGAGCTCCAGACCCACTACCGAAGCAGATACCACCCGCTAGACAGGGTTTCCCCAAGTCAGCTTCAGATGCTATGCTGGCTGTGTATAGCCCATGGTGCTAAAGGCATAACAATGTGGAAGTGGAGACCCTTCCTGAGAGGTTTACAGCTTTCAGGGAGGGGGCTTACGCTTTACGACGGCACGCCGACCGGAAGGGCTGAGGCCGCTAAAAAGGTTGGAGAAGTCTTAGAGAAATACTCCGACATATTTTTGGAGATGAGCCCTGTGAAGGCGGAGGCAGCCATCCTATTCAACCCCATGGCATATATCAAACTTCTTCATCTATCGCAGAAACCCGGCTCGGTCGAGTACTGCGTGAGCGATATAGGTGGTTTCTACAAGGCCTTATGGGAGAGCCACATACCGGTAGACTTCATAAGGCCTGAAGACATCGAGGTAGGGCGGCTTAAAGGGTATAAGCTTCTGTATATGCCGTTCACGATATGCCTAGACAAGAGCGTCGCAGAGAAGCTTTTCGAATTCGCGAGAAACGGAGGCTTCATAGTCGCAGATTCTCCATGCGCCATTACCGACGACTTCGAGGTCGAATGTTATAAGGTAGTGCCCGGCGCGGGGTTGGATAAGCTATTCCGGTGCAGAGAAGTAGATTTGTACGCAGGTTTGGACTCGGCTCCGGACCCAACTCCCTATAGAAAAAAGCAGGCAGGCTCAGGGATACGTATACGGACCACAGTCACCCATCCGGCGTTGCCGAATATCGAAATCGGCTCGACCTTCTCCGGAAGCCTCTACAAAGAGAAGCTCGAAGTCTTGCCTGAAGGGGAGGTTTTAGGTGTTTTCGAAGACGGGTCTCCGGCGATGATCGCGTCATCCCACGGCAAGGGTGGGGCAGTTTTCATAGGCACGTGCATAGGTAGGAGTTACCTCAGATATGGTGAAGAAGGTGTTAGAAGACTTATAGCCGGTTTCGCTAAATGGGCTGGAGTGGTTAAACCCGTCAAGCTTTTAGAACTCCGGGGTGGTCCGATAGATTTAACGGTTCATAACTACGCCGACGATAAAATACTGTTCGCGATAAATCTTGGAACACAGACTTTAGTCGCCAAATTGGGAGTTAGAACAACGAATGAAGCATTCAGATGCTTAAGCCTCTTAGAAGATAAGGAGATCCCGGTGGAGTATGAGGTAGGAATGCTAACGTTTAGAACATGTATACCTCCGAACGGTGTAGGAATATACCGCATATCGAGAAGATGA
- a CDS encoding amidohydrolase family protein: protein MMIVDAHTHVDRGIARTEYSQFDASPEWLINQMDKSGVDKAVIFPVFHPVFRRGNEEVAEAVRRYPNRFIGFAGVQMNCRKHGLEDVKYGLDVLGLRGVGELKPTNLSPNVLLPILGAIEKRGVPANFHTSVRLADYIAKKFPKLIVILAHMGWNDPHAITVAKERANLYLDTSTVSLDLIKQAVEKLGAEKILFGSDAPFIYQYPELKKIEVLPITDAEKRLILSENLMRILEEGG from the coding sequence ATGATGATAGTAGATGCGCATACCCACGTAGATAGGGGGATCGCTAGGACCGAGTACTCCCAGTTCGACGCTTCTCCAGAGTGGCTTATAAATCAGATGGACAAGAGCGGGGTAGATAAGGCTGTTATCTTCCCAGTCTTCCACCCGGTTTTCAGGCGTGGAAACGAGGAGGTGGCTGAAGCCGTTAGGAGATATCCTAACAGGTTTATAGGCTTCGCCGGTGTCCAGATGAACTGTCGGAAACACGGTCTTGAAGACGTAAAATACGGTTTAGACGTCTTAGGACTGAGGGGTGTCGGCGAACTTAAGCCGACGAACCTTTCACCCAACGTCCTTCTACCGATACTAGGCGCCATAGAGAAGAGAGGTGTTCCCGCGAACTTCCACACAAGCGTTAGACTTGCAGATTACATAGCCAAAAAGTTCCCTAAGCTAATCGTGATCCTAGCCCACATGGGCTGGAATGACCCCCACGCTATAACTGTTGCAAAGGAGAGGGCCAATCTATATTTGGACACCTCCACCGTCAGCCTAGATTTGATCAAGCAGGCAGTCGAGAAGCTCGGAGCGGAGAAGATACTCTTCGGCTCCGATGCCCCGTTCATCTACCAGTATCCTGAACTTAAGAAAATCGAGGTTTTACCGATAACCGACGCTGAAAAACGTCTAATATTGTCTGAGAACCTTATGCGCATATTAGAGGAGGGCGGATAG